A region of the Flavobacteriaceae bacterium MAR_2010_188 genome:
TTCTTCGAACGATTCGTTGTCTAAAAGATATTCCACCCTCTCTCTGGCCGTAAGTTTTTTGCTTGAGTGCTGTTTTTCTATCCGGGTTTCGCCACCACCTAAGTAAGCTTTTTGGAGCTTTTCATTTAGAGATTCGATTTTCTTATCCATCTAAGCTTATTTGGGTATTCTTAATTGTTCCTGATCAGATTTAAAACGCTTCAATGCAACAAGCGCCGCTATTTTTGCTAATTCCATTTCATATTGTTTTAAGCTATCTACAGAATAATGTTTAGTTATAAAATGGGTGTCGTAGTTGCCAGATTTAAAGGCTTCACTTTTCATCACAAACTCACCAAATTCTAAGGTTGTTTCTACACCTTCAATTTCATATTCGTGGATTGCACTGATCATAAGTTCAATCGCTTCCGCTCTGGTCTTTCCATAAGTAATCAGTTTGGCGAGCATCGGGTCGTAATAAATAGGAATATCCATTCCTTCCTCAAACCCGTTGTCTACCCGGATATTTTTGCCTTTCGGAATCTTATAAACTTCAAGGTTGCCAACACTAGGCAGAAAATCATTTTTTGGGTCTTCAGCATAAACCCTTAATTCTATAGCGTGTCCATTAATCTTTATATCCTCTTGCTGAACTTTCAGTTTTTCGCCTCTTGCGATTTTAATTTGAAGCTCTACCAAATCCAATCCCGTAATAAATTCAGTCACCGGATGCTCAACCTGAAGTCTGGTATTCATCTCTAAAAAATAGAAATTCTTGGAATCATCCAATAAAAATTCAACTGTACCAACCCCAACGTAATCGCAAGATTTGGCCACATTTACTGCAGCTTCACCCATCTGTTGCCTCAATTCTTGGCTAAGAACTGTTGACGGTGCTTCTTCTACAACCTTTTGATGCCTTCTTTGGATACTGCACTCGCGTTCCATAAGATAGATGACATTTCCATGCTTATCGGCAACAATCTGAATTTCAATATGTCGAGGTGATTCTACATATTTTTCAATAAAGACGGAACCATCACCGAAAGCCGATTTCGCTTCGCTGATTGCACGTTCCATTTGGGATTTTAATTCATCTTTTGATTTTACTACCCGCATACCTTTTCCGCCACCACCTGCTGAGGCTTTGATAAGAATAGGAAAACCAATTTCTTCGGCAATCTCTTCAGCATTATCAACATCGCTGATGGCATCCTCCGTCCCAGGAACCATCGGAACATTATATTCTCTTACCGCTTCTTTCGCCGCCAGTTTACTCCCCATAATCTTTATGGCTTTAGAACCTGGACCGATAAAATTAATTCCGCTTTTTTCTGCTTTTTCGGCGAATTCTGCATTTTCACTTAAGAAACCATAACCGGGATGTATCCCATCCACGCCGAGTTGTTTCGCAACTTCAATGATTTTATCGCCGACTAAATACGATTTATTTGAAGGTGACTCGCCAATGCAAACTGCTTCATCGGCAAATTTTACATGAGGCGAATGTCTATCGATTTCAGAATAAACAGCGACGGTTTTAATCCCCATTTTCTTAGCGGTTTTCATAACCCTAATTGCTATTTCGCCTCTATTTGCTACTAGTATTTTCTTCATTCAAATTCTATCAATAAATCATTTTTATTTACCGTTTGCCCTTTGTTAACCGAAATCGATTTTATGGTTCCATTCCTTGGGGCGACCATCACATTTTCCATTTTCATCGCCTCCAAGACCAACAATGGCTCATTTTCTTTTACTTCGTCCTTAACTTTTACATTTATATTTAAGATAAGACCTGGCATGGGAGCGATAAGCTGATTCACATTTTTTTCTGTGGCTACCGTAAGTCCCATTTTATCGATTAGTGCATCTAAAGCAGTATGTATTTCAACCTTAAATTTTCTCCCATTAATCTTGATTGTGTAGTTATTGTTGTTGAAATCGGAATCTAAAATTTCAGTTTGGTATGAAGTATTTTCAACTAGCAAATGGCTCTTTCCATTCTTATTAGGAATGATATCCAATTGCTCTGCATCTTTTGAGCTTAGATCAAATTCATGCTCAGCATCAACTACAACGCGATAGGTTTCTTTCATTGTTTATTAAAACTTATTAGGTAAAGATAATAATTCTAGGCAGCGATAAAAGTCATCGCTCATCTGGATTTCTTAAACAAATTGTCTAGTTGCAGGTTTTTGCCGCTCTTTAGTTTACTGATGGTGCGTAGAAAAATAAGAGCCGTAATGTAGGCGTCTCCCGCAGCCGTATGTCGGTCGGACAAGTCAATGTCGTAGAAATAAGCGAGCTCATCTAAGGTGAAATTTTTCTGGGTGTCGATAAGATTCGATTTGATCAAGGTTCTACGATGAAGGTCTACCGTATCTAATATTCTATTTTTCAACTTCGGAAGACCTTGACGTTTTAAAGCATTATTAATCATGGTAATATCAAACTTGGCGTGATGTGCCACAATAATTGAATTGCCGATGTATTCCAAGAAAATCTTGATTGCTTCGAGCTCGCTAAGCCGATTGAGTTTTTCATTTCTAAGAAGACCATGTATTTCTACCGTGTCTGGATTAAATCGGTTTTGCGTGACGTAAACTTCTAGGCTTTTTGAAATTACGATTTGCATATTTTCTAAAACGACCGCACCAATTGAGAGAATACGATCTTTTTTATAATCGAAACCAGTTGTTTCAGTATCGAGAATAATAAAAACTG
Encoded here:
- a CDS encoding propionyl-CoA carboxylase alpha chain, yielding MKKILVANRGEIAIRVMKTAKKMGIKTVAVYSEIDRHSPHVKFADEAVCIGESPSNKSYLVGDKIIEVAKQLGVDGIHPGYGFLSENAEFAEKAEKSGINFIGPGSKAIKIMGSKLAAKEAVREYNVPMVPGTEDAISDVDNAEEIAEEIGFPILIKASAGGGGKGMRVVKSKDELKSQMERAISEAKSAFGDGSVFIEKYVESPRHIEIQIVADKHGNVIYLMERECSIQRRHQKVVEEAPSTVLSQELRQQMGEAAVNVAKSCDYVGVGTVEFLLDDSKNFYFLEMNTRLQVEHPVTEFITGLDLVELQIKIARGEKLKVQQEDIKINGHAIELRVYAEDPKNDFLPSVGNLEVYKIPKGKNIRVDNGFEEGMDIPIYYDPMLAKLITYGKTRAEAIELMISAIHEYEIEGVETTLEFGEFVMKSEAFKSGNYDTHFITKHYSVDSLKQYEMELAKIAALVALKRFKSDQEQLRIPK
- a CDS encoding biotin carboxyl carrier protein; translation: MKETYRVVVDAEHEFDLSSKDAEQLDIIPNKNGKSHLLVENTSYQTEILDSDFNNNNYTIKINGRKFKVEIHTALDALIDKMGLTVATEKNVNQLIAPMPGLILNINVKVKDEVKENEPLLVLEAMKMENVMVAPRNGTIKSISVNKGQTVNKNDLLIEFE
- a CDS encoding DNA polymerase-3 subunit epsilon; its protein translation is MINWFNKSIKKDYPDFYNSYLEKFEADNPKTYQEAVFIILDTETTGFDYKKDRILSIGAVVLENMQIVISKSLEVYVTQNRFNPDTVEIHGLLRNEKLNRLSELEAIKIFLEYIGNSIIVAHHAKFDITMINNALKRQGLPKLKNRILDTVDLHRRTLIKSNLIDTQKNFTLDELAYFYDIDLSDRHTAAGDAYITALIFLRTISKLKSGKNLQLDNLFKKSR